The Antedon mediterranea chromosome 7, ecAntMedi1.1, whole genome shotgun sequence genome has a segment encoding these proteins:
- the LOC140055446 gene encoding integrin alpha-9-like, protein MALKRTGVLYACDVNNSNCNEVKLDTEGNTKGSRSHFPSIREDKRNGWLGVSLTRNSINGEIAVCSHLWKNRYSSGFFSANGLCYVIDSHLNCDTVVKHRPCMYEEQSRLNAFDYSFCQAGISAVYRKGSRSLVLGAVGYQSWKGTVISTKGGMTRVADTGRWDSTERQKQYIGYSVSSGYLFSPLAAVGITGAPRKKHKGHVIIFNHDNFELLKEISGSEFVSYFGAAVSAIDFNGDGLDELLVAAPRSSDVLRDQGSVFIYSFNINTDIIHSWKIVGSSSFGAQFGSAISATGDLNGDGFHDVAIGAPYEGITGAVYIYHGSSSGIRKEYAQRICGHSINGNLRGFGSSLSGGIDVDDNGYPDLAIGAFHSDSVALIRSTAVIDIHVTMQLNSSILEIDSGCVTTQRNAAIPCSTVTTCLMFDGHMVPDTIVLNYTVKADYFASNQEQPHQFGSTSHAGNYISGTMILIQRKYQCFDTNVLLKASLANYILPSTFNITYDLVDDTPTNTSSQLRPILNPNMKNTFSNEVSLLRSCNSVYDCNNKISINAIYRTSGNIPHLEFGVDTTFSVHVSVQNLGPMVYGVQVNMQFPSRIKYVDFNQISPEVINCKLYQTSIDLYLLKCSIAKVFLLNDKYNVSMTFGTVSSWDSLVGDNFSFQISASADNVSSPEDVFHLKIPLVVSADIKITGISIPEQIVHDSLHTNDCLNNITISPALQRGTCYGDHRFKLIFAIRNFGPSYIDSEVNVDIQIPSVLNNIVTVDIKSVKIIGDGLCVKIMNDEDSIKRSFDNIMNCPNTDCHIIRCILPELQVDKSSIVEISAAIDYKKVMFCITTSS, encoded by the exons ATGGCTTTGAAGAGAACAGGTGTCCTTTATGCCTGTGATGTAAACAATAGTAACTGCAACGAAGTAAAATTAGACACAGAAGGTAACACGAAAGGATCGAGAAGTCACTTTCCGTCGATTCGCGAAGATAAGCGAAATGGATGGCTTGGAGTGTCTCTTACTCGAAATAGCATTAACGGTGAAATAGCT gtGTGTTCTCATTTATGGAAGAATCGTTATTCTTCAGGTTTCTTCAGTGCAAATGGTTTATGTTACGTAATTGATTCACACTTAAATTGCGATACTGTGGTAAAACATAGACCTTGTATGTACG AGGAGCAATCGAGGTTGAATGCGTTTGATTACAGCTTTTGTCAAGCTGGTATAAGTGCAGTATATCGAAAAGGTTCAAGGTCGCTAGTACTTGGAGCTGTTGGTTACCAGTCATGGAAAG GTACTGTCATTTCTACGAAAGGTGGTATGACACGAGTTGCAGACACTGGAAGATGGGATTCAACGGAACGACAAAAGCAGTACATTG gATATTCGGTTTCTTCTGGATATTTATTTTCGCCGTTAGCAGCAGTTGGAATAACAGGTGCGCCTCGTAAGAAACATAAAGGTCACGTCATCATTTTCAACCACGATAACTTCGAATTACTGAAAGAAATTTCTGGATCTGAG ttCGTTTCATATTTTGGAGCTGCTGTATCTGCTATAGATTTTAATGGAGACGGTTTGGATGAACTACTGGTGGCAGCACCCAGATCAAGTGACGTACTGAGAGATCAAGGAAGCGTTTTTATATACAGCTTCAACATAAAT aCTGACATTATTCATTCGTGGAAGATTGTAGGATCAAGTTCGTTTGGCGCGCAATTTGGATCAGCAATTTCTGCTACAGGCGATCTAAATGGTGACGGATTCCATG ACGTAGCCATTGGCGCCCCATATGAAGGTATAACCGGAGCTGTATATATTTATCACGGCTCTTCAAGTGGAATACGAAAGGAATATGCACAG CGAATATGTGGACATTCCATTAACGGAAACCTAAGAGGATTTGGAAGTTCGCTGTCAGGTGGAATAGACGTGGATGATAATGGCTATCCAGACTTAGCAATTGGGGCGTTTCATAGTGATTCTGTTGCTTTGATAAG ATCAACTGCAGTGATTGACATTCACGTAACAATGCAACTGAACTCCTCTATACTTGAGATAGATTCAGGGTGTGTTACGACGCAAAGAAATGCAGCGATTCCTTGCTCCACAGTTACGACTTGCCTAATGTTTGATGGTCACATGGTACCAGATACAATAg tacTTAACTACACagtaaaggctgattattttgCATCGAATCAAGAACAACCTCATCAATTTGGTTCTACGAGTCATGCTGGGAACTACATTTCAGGAACGATGATTTTAATTCAACGTAAATATCAATGTTTCGACACGAATGTTTTATTAAAG gcAAGCCTAGCAAACTACATACTGCCTTCAACATTCAATATTACATATGACTTAGTGGATGATACGCCAACTAACACTTCTTCTCAACTCCGTCCAATATTGAATCCAAATATGAAAAACACATTCTCTAACGAG GTTTCTCTACTTCGTAGTTGTAACTCTGTTTATGATTGCAATAACAAGATAAGTATCAATGCAATCTATCGAACAAGCGG AAATATTCCTCATCTTGAATTTGGCGTAGATACTACTTTTAGTGTGCATGTTTCTGTTCAAAACCTTGGTCCAATGGTATACGGAGTTCAAGTAAATATGCAGTTTCCTAGTCGTATTAAATACGTGGATTTTAATCAGATTTCa ccAGAAGTTATAAACTGCAAATTATACCAAACCTCAATAGATTTATATTTACTTAAATGTTCAATAGCAAAGGTGTTTCTGCTCAATGATAAG TATAATGTTTCGATGACGTTTGGTACTGTAAGCTCATGGGATTCCCTCGTAGGAGATAATTTCAGCTTCCAGATTTCTGCCAGTGCAGATAATGTTTCGTCACCTGAAGATGTCTTTCACCTCAAAATTCCATTGGTAGTATCTgctgacattaaaataacagg AATATCGATACCTGAACAGATTGTTCACGACAGTCTTCACACGAAtgattgtttaaataatataacaattagtCCTGCTTTACAAAGAGGAACATGCTACGGCGATCACAGATTCAAGTTAATCTTCGCC ATTCGTAATTTTGGTCCTAGCTATATTGATTCGGAAGTTAATGTTGATATTCAAATTCCTAGTGTGTTGAACAACATAGTTACTGTTGATATTAAGTCGGTAAAG ATAATTGGAGATGGATTATGTGTCAAAATAATGAACGACGAAGACTCTATAAAACGAAGTTTTGATAATATTATG AATTGTCCAAATACTGACTGTCATATTATTAGATGTATTCTTCCCGAACTTCAAGTTGACAAGAGCTCGATCGTAGAAATATCAGCCGCTATTGATTACAAAAAGGTAATGTTCTGTATTACAACTTCAAGTTAA